The following proteins come from a genomic window of Nothobranchius furzeri strain GRZ-AD chromosome 1, NfurGRZ-RIMD1, whole genome shotgun sequence:
- the LOC139068402 gene encoding zinc finger CCHC domain-containing protein 12-like, with protein sequence MEVVKTEKVKVSNAVLISGLTDTDLDNEVFGFMEGFGPVNRRIKLPNCDQIIVEFQHEATVKELKKQCLPYDKPCTRNPDVFFHIQDLASAYSLETSTSATDAYLSELRDIAARSNQSFKDLLMEELAKIGETLGRDTHASEPVTEPEPMLHSDQVTYSLPLTPEVNYMNNSKDNCPPTETGKQNPCIPPNLLNTPEVQRVIVEHIVKSSEVIPPPTSQYRLKPFSGRVPHPSFETDYDTWRSSVVLCINDPSLTKSQIVRRIVESLSAPAASIVKALSPKSDPETYLEHLDSAYAAVEDGDELFARFLNTNQDSGEKPSDYFQRLYTLLNLVIQRNGISSSDADQQLLKQFCRGCWDSSLISNLQLEQKKDNPPHFTALLLKLRTEEDKQATKAARMKQHLGAQRTRVYSNVQTTCSQSKNTCELEIDDNCDDLRKQIAELRSQIAQLKVNNTDKKAKKTQKESKPRVGTKIPDEPKQIQQITAVVPRPKPGYCFKCGEDGHIASSCSNEPNPALVATKRLALRQKQREWEMSKPIAQSPPLNR encoded by the coding sequence atggaagttgtgaaaacagaaaaggtcaaagtttcaaatgctgttttaatcagtgggttaactgatacagaccttgataacgaagtctttgggtttatggaaggattcggaccagttaacaggcgcattaagttaccaaactgtgatcagattattgtggagtttcaacatgaagccactgttaaggaattaaagaaacaatgtttaccctatgacaaaccttgtactaggaacccagatgttttctttcatattcaagacctagccagcgcgtacagtctagaaactagcacatctgccactgatgcctatctgtcagagctcagggacatagctgcgcgtagcaatcaatcatttaaagaccttctaatggaggaactggcaaaaattggggaaactttaggaagggatacccatgcatctgaaccagtcactgaaccagagccaatgctccatagtgaccaagttacatattccctgcctttaacaccagaagttaactatatgaacaactcaaaggacaattgtccacctacagagactggaaaacaaaacccttgcattccaccaaatcttttaaacacacctgaggttcagcgagttattgtggaacacattgttaaaagcagtgaggttatccctccgcctacttcacaatacagactaaaaccgttctcagggcgagttccacacccttcttttgaaactgactatgatacttggcgtagtagtgtagtgttatgcataaatgatccttcactcaccaagtcccaaattgtacgaagaatcgtggagagtctgtcagccccagcagcgagcatcgttaaagctcttagtccaaaatccgacccggaaacgtaccttgaacatctcgattcagcttacgcagctgtcgaagacggcgacgagctctttgctcgcttcttaaacacaaaccaggacagtggtgaaaaaccttccgattactttcagaggttatacaccttgttaaacctagttattcagaggaatggaatttcctccagtgacgccgaccagcagctgctcaagcagttttgcagaggctgttgggacagctcgctgatttcaaacctgcaactcgaacaaaagaaagacaacccgcctcattttacagcacttctcctcaaactgcgcactgaagaagacaaacaggctactaaagcagcacgcatgaaacaacacttaggggcacaacgaactagagtgtattcaaatgtgcaaacaacatgctctcagagtaaaaacacttgtgaactggaaatagatgataactgtgatgacttacgcaaacaaatcgctgagctcaggagccaaattgcacagcttaaggttaacaacacagataaaaaggcaaagaaaactcaaaaagagtcaaaaccccgtgtggggactaaaattccagatgagcccaaacagattcagcagataacagcagtggtgcccagaccaaagcctggatactgttttaagtgcggagaagatgggcacatagcttctagctgtagcaacgagccaaatccagcactagttgcaactaaaagacttgctcttagacagaagcagcgcgagtgggagatgtcaaagccaattgctcagtctcctcctttaaaccggtag